One region of Halomicrobium sp. LC1Hm genomic DNA includes:
- a CDS encoding M28 family peptidase yields MTEWIGETFTSDAGWTHLTELVDTGTRMAGSEGERAAAEATRDALAEYARDAGLSAFDIQGWERETSAITAGDETVASDDRAVIALPRSPAGTVTGRLVDAGHGLPEEFAEADCEDAVVIARSDVPDWYDRYIHRREKYYHAVEAGAAAFVYVNHVEGMLPPTGSVGTPEEPLGEIPAVGVASETGARLARRHEGDEVTVAVDCETRPATSQNVHAELGPDTDEAVLVTSHVDAHDIAEGAMDNGAGTATLVEVAKALAAREDELDTRVEFVAFGAEEVGLVGSSHLADRREFESVAAVLNLDGVVRGRTLQCFTHGFDGLSEANDAVADRLEHPITTAPTMSPHSDHWPFVQWGVPGIHVMSETDGEGRGWGHTHADTLDKLEPRTLREQAVLLTELAVELADDERAVDPRPPAAIAEALEEQDLAEGMRIVGDWPYDD; encoded by the coding sequence ATGACCGAGTGGATCGGCGAGACGTTCACGAGCGACGCGGGCTGGACACACCTCACCGAACTGGTCGATACGGGCACCCGGATGGCCGGCAGCGAGGGGGAACGGGCGGCCGCCGAGGCGACGCGGGACGCCCTGGCAGAGTACGCCCGCGACGCCGGGCTGTCCGCGTTCGACATCCAGGGCTGGGAGCGCGAGACGAGTGCGATCACGGCCGGCGACGAGACCGTCGCCAGCGACGACCGAGCGGTGATCGCGCTCCCGCGCTCGCCGGCCGGGACAGTGACCGGTCGCCTGGTCGACGCCGGCCACGGCCTGCCCGAGGAGTTCGCCGAGGCGGACTGCGAGGACGCGGTGGTGATCGCGCGCTCGGACGTGCCCGACTGGTACGACCGCTACATCCACCGCCGAGAGAAGTACTACCACGCCGTCGAGGCGGGTGCGGCGGCGTTCGTCTACGTCAACCACGTCGAGGGGATGCTGCCGCCGACCGGCAGCGTCGGCACGCCCGAGGAGCCACTCGGCGAGATCCCCGCCGTCGGTGTCGCCAGCGAGACCGGCGCACGGCTGGCCCGCCGCCACGAGGGCGACGAGGTGACCGTGGCCGTCGACTGTGAGACACGGCCCGCGACGAGCCAGAACGTCCACGCCGAACTCGGGCCCGACACCGACGAGGCGGTGCTCGTGACCAGCCACGTCGATGCCCACGACATCGCGGAGGGAGCGATGGACAACGGCGCGGGGACGGCGACGCTCGTCGAGGTCGCGAAGGCACTCGCCGCTCGCGAGGACGAACTGGACACGCGCGTGGAGTTCGTCGCCTTCGGTGCCGAGGAGGTCGGACTCGTGGGATCGAGCCACCTGGCCGACCGGCGGGAGTTCGAGAGCGTCGCGGCGGTCCTGAACCTCGACGGCGTCGTCCGCGGCCGGACGCTCCAGTGTTTCACGCACGGCTTCGACGGCCTGAGCGAAGCCAACGACGCCGTCGCCGACCGGCTGGAACACCCGATAACGACCGCCCCGACGATGAGCCCCCACAGCGACCACTGGCCGTTCGTCCAGTGGGGCGTCCCCGGCATCCACGTCATGAGCGAGACCGACGGCGAGGGCCGTGGCTGGGGCCACACGCACGCGGACACGCTGGACAAACTCGAACCACGGACGCTACGCGAGCAGGCAGTCCTCCTGACTGAACTGGCGGTCGAGCTGGCCGACGACGAACGGGCGGTCGACCCCAGGCCGCCCGCAGCCATCGCCGAGGCGCTCGAAGAGCAAGACCTCGCGGAGGGGATGCGGATCGTCGGCGACTGGCCCTACGACGACTGA
- a CDS encoding decarboxylating 6-phosphogluconate dehydrogenase — translation MELGVIGLGRMGRIVVDRTLAAGHDVVAFDISEEAVADAAEAGATPADSIPDVVEQLGAKKRIWLMVPAGDPIDAALDELEGLVDADDVIVDGGNSNFHDTLRRAERTDAAYVDCGTSGGPASAEEGFSLMVGGPEWAYEALVPVFDAVATGPAGHDRMGPTGSGHYVKMVHNGVEYALMQAYGEGFELLAEGRFDLDLESVARTWNNGAVIRSWLLELCEEAFREEGTDLGDVADRVEGGSTGTWTVQEALEQEVPTPLIYQALAERFSSRSTDGDDPGRFARRLANRLRYGFGRHDVPRREE, via the coding sequence ATGGAACTCGGCGTTATCGGACTCGGGCGGATGGGACGGATCGTCGTCGACAGGACACTCGCGGCCGGCCACGACGTGGTCGCGTTCGACATCTCCGAGGAGGCCGTCGCCGACGCCGCCGAGGCGGGTGCGACGCCGGCCGACTCGATCCCGGACGTGGTCGAGCAACTCGGCGCGAAGAAGCGCATCTGGCTGATGGTCCCGGCCGGCGACCCGATCGACGCCGCGCTGGACGAACTGGAGGGGCTGGTCGACGCCGACGACGTGATCGTCGACGGCGGCAACTCGAACTTCCACGACACGCTCCGGCGCGCCGAGCGCACCGACGCCGCCTACGTCGACTGTGGCACCTCCGGCGGCCCCGCGAGCGCCGAAGAGGGTTTCTCGCTGATGGTCGGCGGCCCGGAGTGGGCCTACGAGGCACTGGTGCCCGTCTTCGACGCGGTCGCGACCGGACCGGCGGGCCACGACCGCATGGGTCCGACCGGCAGCGGCCACTACGTGAAGATGGTCCACAACGGCGTCGAGTACGCCCTGATGCAGGCCTACGGCGAAGGGTTCGAGCTGCTCGCGGAGGGGCGCTTCGATCTCGATCTCGAATCGGTCGCGCGTACGTGGAACAACGGCGCAGTCATCCGCTCGTGGCTGCTGGAGCTGTGTGAGGAGGCGTTCCGCGAGGAAGGCACCGACCTCGGAGACGTGGCCGACCGCGTCGAGGGCGGCTCGACGGGCACCTGGACCGTCCAGGAGGCCCTCGAACAGGAGGTGCCGACGCCGCTGATCTACCAGGCGCTGGCCGAGCGGTTCTCCTCGCGCTCGACCGACGGCGACGATCCCGGCCGCTTCGCCCGGCGGCTGGCCAACCGGCTCCGCTACGGATTCGGTCGGCACGACGTGCCCCGCCGCGAGGAGTGA
- a CDS encoding 2Fe-2S iron-sulfur cluster-binding protein: protein MVEPVSVAAGAVLTIVVVAVHYSSGTGWEPNEDISQNVIEKRAATVPETEFPEPYNRSIGGGGSAAAIPAGEEGAELEEGQEEADDGFDPDEIADDEVEYYEIEFAKEGETIEVANNETILDAGEDEGWDMPYACRQGQCVSCAGQITDGAASDYIRHSQNESLFDDDMEEGYCLTCVAYPTDEFTIETGEQP, encoded by the coding sequence ATGGTAGAACCAGTGAGTGTCGCCGCTGGGGCCGTGCTCACCATCGTCGTCGTCGCGGTCCACTACAGCTCGGGCACGGGCTGGGAACCGAACGAGGATATCTCCCAGAACGTGATCGAGAAACGAGCGGCGACGGTGCCGGAGACGGAGTTCCCCGAGCCGTACAACCGCTCGATCGGCGGTGGCGGCAGCGCGGCGGCGATCCCGGCGGGCGAAGAGGGCGCAGAGCTCGAAGAGGGCCAAGAGGAGGCAGACGACGGATTCGACCCCGACGAGATCGCCGACGACGAGGTCGAGTACTACGAGATCGAGTTCGCCAAGGAAGGCGAGACGATCGAGGTCGCGAACAACGAGACCATCCTCGACGCTGGCGAAGACGAAGGCTGGGACATGCCCTACGCCTGCCGACAGGGCCAGTGTGTCTCCTGTGCCGGCCAGATCACCGACGGTGCCGCCAGCGACTACATCCGCCACAGCCAAAACGAGTCGCTGTTCGACGACGACATGGAAGAGGGCTACTGCCTGACCTGCGTCGCCTACCCGACCGACGAGTTCACCATCGAGACCGGCGAGCAGCCCTGA
- a CDS encoding DUF5786 family protein, producing MGFGSYDESEQKDQDNDIDEDEAVNVHNNDHDGDVSFESDADQDELIGRLDEMRDEE from the coding sequence ATGGGATTTGGTAGCTACGACGAGTCCGAACAGAAGGATCAGGACAACGACATCGACGAGGACGAGGCCGTCAACGTCCACAACAACGACCACGACGGCGACGTCAGCTTCGAGTCCGACGCCGACCAGGACGAGCTGATCGGCCGCCTCGACGAGATGCGCGACGAAGAGTAA
- a CDS encoding type IV pilin N-terminal domain-containing protein, translated as MGVRESWNELGTGGKILVGLAVGVVLLAVLLVVLVVLAAVLASFVLGVGGDTAQTAPAASFEFDYDDSTTTTTIRHEAGDSIPASQLRVVVAGQSVGWADGGGAASGDDGDVIDGDSITVDTQPGDRIRVVYEGPDTSSTLAAHEIHEVTVTAS; from the coding sequence ATGGGAGTACGCGAGTCCTGGAACGAACTCGGAACCGGTGGGAAGATACTGGTCGGGCTGGCCGTCGGCGTCGTCCTCTTGGCCGTGTTGCTCGTGGTGTTGGTCGTCCTCGCGGCGGTGCTGGCCTCGTTCGTCCTCGGTGTCGGGGGCGACACTGCCCAGACGGCACCGGCGGCCTCGTTCGAGTTCGACTACGACGACTCGACAACGACGACGACCATCCGTCACGAGGCGGGAGATTCGATCCCGGCGAGCCAGCTCAGGGTCGTCGTCGCGGGGCAGAGCGTCGGTTGGGCCGACGGCGGTGGTGCCGCCAGCGGTGACGACGGCGACGTGATCGACGGGGACTCGATCACCGTCGACACCCAGCCGGGCGACCGCATCAGGGTCGTTTACGAGGGACCAGACACGTCTTCGACGCTCGCCGCCCACGAGATTCACGAGGTAACGGTCACGGCCTCGTAG
- a CDS encoding DUF302 domain-containing protein produces the protein MSDHDRRQFLRLALAGTGLTLAGTATGQRGRATHRDERPSGRRAADGLVTVTSDDDFDATVDRISSAIEDNENLTLVATVDHAANAASAGLELPPTTLLVFGNPQLGTPLMQSARSVAIDLPQKLLVTAVEGSVTVTYNDPAWLAQRHGIYDRAGTLETIGSALAGLASGE, from the coding sequence ATGTCCGACCACGACCGACGACAGTTCCTCCGTCTCGCGCTCGCCGGGACGGGGCTCACGCTCGCGGGCACTGCGACGGGACAGCGCGGCCGCGCGACCCACAGAGACGAGCGGCCGAGCGGTCGCCGAGCCGCCGACGGGCTCGTCACCGTGACCAGCGACGACGACTTCGATGCGACCGTCGATCGCATCTCGTCGGCGATCGAGGACAACGAGAACCTGACGCTCGTCGCCACCGTCGATCACGCCGCAAACGCCGCCTCGGCCGGCCTGGAGCTCCCGCCGACGACGCTGCTGGTGTTCGGGAACCCACAGCTCGGGACACCGCTGATGCAGTCTGCCCGGAGCGTGGCGATCGATCTCCCACAGAAGCTCCTGGTCACGGCGGTCGAGGGAAGCGTCACCGTCACCTACAACGATCCCGCCTGGCTCGCACAGCGCCACGGGATCTACGACCGGGCCGGGACGCTGGAGACGATCGGCTCGGCGCTGGCCGGCTTGGCCAGCGGCGAGTGA
- a CDS encoding ZIP family metal transporter yields the protein MLQTIPELFVRVVGTDPVVQGLVGGIVIATMNLFGASLVLVWRDPSERALDGALGFAAGVMLAAAFTSLIIPGIEQYSGGDPLPTLAGVVLGALFLDQADRFVPHAHYLLTGSRRTDAADPGDRLPGVDERLGAVVLFVLAITLHNMPEGLAVGVGFGSGNVEEAIPLMIAIGIQNVPEGLAVSVAAINAGLDRRAYAVFAGIRSGVVEIPLAVLGAVAVSVVAPLLPYAMGFAAGAMLFVISDEIVPETHTRGYERVATLGTMAGVVVMLYLDIALG from the coding sequence ATGCTACAGACGATACCGGAGCTGTTCGTCCGAGTGGTGGGAACCGATCCGGTGGTCCAGGGACTGGTCGGTGGAATCGTCATCGCCACGATGAACCTCTTCGGTGCGTCGCTGGTGCTGGTGTGGCGCGATCCGTCGGAGCGGGCCTTGGACGGCGCGCTTGGCTTTGCCGCGGGCGTCATGCTGGCAGCGGCGTTCACGAGCCTCATCATCCCCGGCATCGAGCAGTACTCCGGCGGGGACCCGCTCCCGACGCTGGCCGGCGTCGTCCTCGGGGCCCTCTTTCTCGATCAGGCAGACCGGTTCGTGCCCCACGCTCACTACCTCCTGACCGGTAGCCGGCGAACCGACGCCGCGGACCCCGGCGATCGACTGCCGGGCGTCGACGAGCGACTCGGCGCGGTCGTCCTGTTCGTGCTGGCGATCACGCTGCACAACATGCCAGAGGGGCTGGCCGTCGGCGTGGGCTTTGGCTCGGGCAACGTCGAAGAGGCGATCCCGCTGATGATCGCGATCGGGATCCAGAACGTGCCGGAGGGGCTGGCCGTCTCCGTGGCCGCGATCAACGCCGGGCTGGATCGTCGCGCCTACGCCGTCTTCGCCGGGATCCGGTCGGGCGTGGTCGAGATCCCGCTGGCGGTGCTCGGAGCGGTCGCGGTCAGCGTCGTCGCACCGCTGCTGCCCTACGCGATGGGCTTTGCGGCGGGGGCGATGCTGTTCGTCATCAGCGACGAGATCGTTCCCGAGACGCACACGCGAGGGTACGAACGCGTCGCGACGCTGGGGACGATGGCCGGCGTCGTCGTGATGCTGTACCTCGACATCGCACTGGGATAG